The following are from one region of the Salminus brasiliensis chromosome 14, fSalBra1.hap2, whole genome shotgun sequence genome:
- the her9 gene encoding hairy-related 9 isoform X1: MPADSMEKQTASPIAGAPASGSHTPDKPKSASEHRKSSKPIMEKRRRARINESLGQLKTLILDALKKDSSRHSKLEKADILEMTVKHLRNMQRVQMTAAMSTDAAVMSKYRAGFNECVNEVTRFLSTCEGVNTEVRSRLLGHLSACLAQVMAASGYAHPAHAAQQAHAAAAVAAAAAAQPLHAQLPAGAKLGGPSEAASPKVFGGFQLVPATDGQFAFLVPSPAAFGSATAPVIPLYANAGLPLAVSAGPVHASSAPPAASPVQGMTCFTGAARTASPVGVSAGPESSEPVWRPW, translated from the exons ATGCCAGCTGACAGTATGGAGAAACAGACAGCATCTCCCATCGCCGGTGCCCCCGCGAGCGGATCCCATACACCGGACAAGCCAAAGAGTGCCAGCGAGCACAGAAAG TCTTCAAAGCCCATCATGGAAAAGCGGCGCAGGGCCAGGATCAACGAAAGCCTGGGCCAGCTGAAGACTCTCATCCTGGACGCTCTTAAAAAAGAT AGCTCCAGACACTCTAAACTAGAGAAAGCTGACATTCTGGAGATGACAGTGAAGCACCTCAGGAACATGCAGCGCGTGCAGATGACTG CAGCGATGTCAACAGACGCGGCCGTGATGAGCAAGTACCGCGCGGGATTTAACGAATGCGTGAACGAGGTGACGCGCTTCCTTTCCACCTGCGAAGGCGTGAACACCGAGGTGCGCTCGCGACTCTTGGGACACCTGTCTGCGTGCCTGGCGCAGGTGATGGCAGCCAGCGGCTACGCGCACCCGGCGCACGCGGCCCAGCAGGCACACGCTGCCGCCGCCGTGGCAGCCGCCGCCGCCGCGCAGCCCCTGCACGCGCAGCTGCCCGCCGGAGCCAAGCTCGGGGGCCCGTCCGAGGCAGCGTCGCCCAAAGTGTTCGGCGGCTTCCAGCTCGTGCCGGCTACGGACGGACAGTTTGCCTTCCTCGTGCCGAGCCCCGCAGCTTTCGGCTCCGCCACAGCGCCCGTCATCCCACTCTACGCCAACGCGGGCCTGCCGCTGGCCGTCAGCGCTGGACCCGTGCACGCCAGTTCCGCGCCCCCAGCTGCCTCTCCTGTGCAGGGCATGACCTGCTTCACCGGCGCGGCCAGGACCGCCAGCCCCGTCGGAGTGAGCGCAGGGCCCGAAAGCAGCGAGCCTGTGTGGCGCCCCTGGTAG
- the her9 gene encoding hairy-related 9 isoform X2 — MPADSMEKQTASPIAGAPASGSHTPDKPKSASEHRKSSKPIMEKRRRARINESLGQLKTLILDALKKDSSRHSKLEKADILEMTVKHLRNMQRVQMTAMSTDAAVMSKYRAGFNECVNEVTRFLSTCEGVNTEVRSRLLGHLSACLAQVMAASGYAHPAHAAQQAHAAAAVAAAAAAQPLHAQLPAGAKLGGPSEAASPKVFGGFQLVPATDGQFAFLVPSPAAFGSATAPVIPLYANAGLPLAVSAGPVHASSAPPAASPVQGMTCFTGAARTASPVGVSAGPESSEPVWRPW, encoded by the exons ATGCCAGCTGACAGTATGGAGAAACAGACAGCATCTCCCATCGCCGGTGCCCCCGCGAGCGGATCCCATACACCGGACAAGCCAAAGAGTGCCAGCGAGCACAGAAAG TCTTCAAAGCCCATCATGGAAAAGCGGCGCAGGGCCAGGATCAACGAAAGCCTGGGCCAGCTGAAGACTCTCATCCTGGACGCTCTTAAAAAAGAT AGCTCCAGACACTCTAAACTAGAGAAAGCTGACATTCTGGAGATGACAGTGAAGCACCTCAGGAACATGCAGCGCGTGCAGATGACTG CGATGTCAACAGACGCGGCCGTGATGAGCAAGTACCGCGCGGGATTTAACGAATGCGTGAACGAGGTGACGCGCTTCCTTTCCACCTGCGAAGGCGTGAACACCGAGGTGCGCTCGCGACTCTTGGGACACCTGTCTGCGTGCCTGGCGCAGGTGATGGCAGCCAGCGGCTACGCGCACCCGGCGCACGCGGCCCAGCAGGCACACGCTGCCGCCGCCGTGGCAGCCGCCGCCGCCGCGCAGCCCCTGCACGCGCAGCTGCCCGCCGGAGCCAAGCTCGGGGGCCCGTCCGAGGCAGCGTCGCCCAAAGTGTTCGGCGGCTTCCAGCTCGTGCCGGCTACGGACGGACAGTTTGCCTTCCTCGTGCCGAGCCCCGCAGCTTTCGGCTCCGCCACAGCGCCCGTCATCCCACTCTACGCCAACGCGGGCCTGCCGCTGGCCGTCAGCGCTGGACCCGTGCACGCCAGTTCCGCGCCCCCAGCTGCCTCTCCTGTGCAGGGCATGACCTGCTTCACCGGCGCGGCCAGGACCGCCAGCCCCGTCGGAGTGAGCGCAGGGCCCGAAAGCAGCGAGCCTGTGTGGCGCCCCTGGTAG